The following are from one region of the Sandaracinus amylolyticus genome:
- a CDS encoding dihydroorotase, producing the protein MTSPSERESGKADVIVLAGGRVIDPSTGHDGEADVVLEGGKVTRVGRDAGRGIEGAAVQRIEARGRWVVPGFIDLHVHFREPGQEYKEDIASGLRAAAAGGFTAVCAMPNTKPVNDTRAITEQMVARAKEAGGPRLFPFGAITMGSKGEQLTEMADMKDAGAVGVSDDGVCVMNAAVMRRALEYAATFDLLVSQHCEDHHLTAGAQMHEGAISTKLGLRGWPREAEDVIVARDLVLNQRAKARYHVAHVSTKGAVALIREAKARGQRVSCEVTPHHLLLTDHELLGYRTACKVNPPLREAEDVEAMVEALRDGTIDCVATDHAPHSSLEKDCELAAASPGMIGLETTIPLLLGLVHRGALSATRFVEALTSGPARLSGIRGGSLRVGERADVTVIDPETRWTVGRETLRSKSLNSPWLGKELRGACAMTIAAGEVVFER; encoded by the coding sequence ATGACGTCCCCGAGCGAGCGTGAGAGCGGGAAGGCGGACGTGATCGTCCTGGCGGGAGGCCGGGTGATCGACCCGAGCACGGGTCACGACGGCGAAGCCGACGTGGTGCTCGAGGGCGGCAAGGTCACTCGGGTCGGGCGCGACGCGGGCCGAGGGATCGAAGGCGCTGCCGTGCAGCGGATCGAGGCGCGGGGACGCTGGGTCGTCCCCGGGTTCATCGACCTTCACGTGCACTTCCGCGAGCCCGGCCAGGAGTACAAGGAAGACATCGCGTCGGGCCTGCGCGCCGCGGCCGCGGGTGGCTTCACCGCGGTGTGCGCGATGCCGAACACCAAGCCGGTGAACGACACCCGCGCGATCACCGAGCAGATGGTCGCGCGCGCGAAGGAAGCAGGCGGCCCGCGCCTCTTCCCGTTCGGCGCGATCACGATGGGCAGCAAGGGCGAGCAGCTCACCGAGATGGCGGACATGAAGGACGCCGGCGCGGTGGGCGTGAGCGACGACGGCGTCTGCGTGATGAACGCGGCCGTCATGCGGCGCGCGCTCGAGTACGCCGCGACCTTCGACCTGCTCGTCTCGCAGCACTGCGAGGACCACCACCTCACGGCGGGCGCGCAGATGCACGAAGGTGCCATTTCGACGAAGCTCGGGCTCCGCGGATGGCCGCGCGAGGCCGAGGACGTCATCGTCGCGCGCGACCTCGTGCTGAACCAACGGGCCAAGGCGCGCTACCACGTGGCGCACGTCTCGACGAAGGGCGCGGTCGCGCTCATCCGCGAGGCGAAGGCACGCGGGCAGCGCGTGTCGTGCGAGGTGACGCCGCATCACCTCTTGCTCACGGATCACGAGCTCCTCGGGTACCGCACGGCGTGCAAGGTGAACCCGCCGCTGCGCGAGGCGGAGGACGTCGAGGCGATGGTCGAAGCACTGCGCGACGGGACCATCGACTGCGTCGCGACGGATCACGCGCCGCACAGCTCGCTCGAGAAGGACTGCGAGCTCGCGGCGGCCTCGCCCGGGATGATCGGGCTCGAGACCACGATCCCGCTGCTGCTCGGGCTGGTGCACCGCGGTGCGCTCTCGGCGACGCGCTTCGTCGAGGCGCTCACGAGCGGACCTGCCCGACTGTCGGGGATCCGCGGAGGCTCGCTGCGCGTCGGTGAGCGCGCGGACGTGACGGTGATCGACCCCGAGACGCGGTGGACGGTCGGGCGCGAGACGCTACGATCGAAATCCCT